ATCTCACATATTCCAACTATTCAAACTAGTGCGATTTACCTTCTTAACTGATTTTGATGATAGTTTCATCATACGTGATGGTGGGACCTACATGTCAGATGACAAATGGCATGAGGTATTGTACGCGTAGACATTCCAGTCAGATGGCACACTTCCGACCACGCGTCCTCACTCCCAACCATGTGCCCGCCATTGCTCCCTTCGCCACCACTCCCCCTTTCTTCCCAAGCTCCAACAACAGCCATCACCACTTCTCAAAGATCCATTGCTCGATCCGAGCACGGCACCATGACCGCTGCACTCCCCTGGTTCCATTTTGCCACTCCCACAACCTTAATTCCCGCCGAGCTCGAAACGCCCAATCTGGGCCGCCTCTGTCACCTTCTCCAATTTCTACACCATCTAAGGCATAACTGCTAGCTAGCCGAGCCCCTAATTCAAGCCCTCGTGCACTGAGATGCCCTGGCGCCATGCCGCCTCTGTTCTGTCCATAGAGCTCCATCACCAAACCAATGATTAGCCTCTAGACCTAATCCAAGCACAATAACAATGTCGTCCTAGCCTCTAGCTGCTTACAAGATAAATTGACACGAGATGCTCCAGTCTTCTCTCCCCTATCCGACGGCTAAACACCCACAGCGCCGCCACTCATCGTGTTCCCGAGACCAATTGGAgccactcatctctctctctctctctacaaaATATCAGAGCCCGAGTCACTGTTGTTTGCTCGGTTGAACTTGAGTATCGCCGGTTGtccatcatcttcttctacctccgGCCACCCCTACCCGACTCCCTCTCGCCCGCCCGTGAGTGCAGTGGTTGGTTGGCGGTTGTGGTCAGGCACGTGATCGGGAGTGAGGACGCTGAGGAAGGGGATGGTGCAGTGATGGCGACGCTCGGGCTAGTCGTTGTGATGCTGGACATGTCGCCACGGGGTGAAGGCGGTCCTGGAGCTTTGGGCGTGCACACTCCTCGCGCTTCGGTCCTACTGCGACGTAGCGGATGTGCTCAGTGACTACATCCCCAGATGCAGCAAGTTCTGCTCTGGCGAAGaagcggcctcctcctcctccttctcgtcCTCCTGCTCATCTGGCTCCAGCGACCTCGGCGCTGCCTCTCGGATCGAGCTCCTGTCCCCGGGGCACGATCGCTTCGAGATAGCTGTCACTCACTGCATGCTCACAGGGTAGCGATGTCACGGGTGTGTGGCCATAACCTAGTGTTCCGACACTGTACCTGCCTGGGAGCACTGGGAACCTACACCTAAGCTAGCTGAGGTGGTCGAGGAGGGTTGGGTCGGCACCAGCGATGAGAAGGCAGGAGATAGTGGCGGGGGACGAGGCATCTTCTCATCTCTCCGAGCTGCACGCACGGGCAAAAGacggggagagagaagagggagtaACAAGATGATGAGATGTCATCTGACATGTAGGTCCCACCATCATGTCAGCATCACGTAGGACAAACCACCATCAAAATCAGTTAATAAGGTAAATTGCACCGGTTTAACTAGTTGGAGTAGATGAGATATCTGATTTTACGGTTCGGGAGGGGGGAGGGGCAGATTTGAGCAATAGTTGAGTGAgacaatatattttatttcctaaAGAGAACGGCTGGTATATAGTACGCACTAATCCCCGTCTCCGATCTCTCAGATCCACCAGTTGAGGAATTCAACCCAGATACGACCTTCAGCAGATCCTTGTCTAGCTCCCTTGCCAACAACATAGAATAGAAGgatttagggcatgtttggatcGTGACCCTAACAAATCAAACCAAATTTTAGCTTTGCTTGTGAATTTGACCTCCTTTAGATGGGGCCAAATTTTGgtcatgtaaaaaaaaatggctGACCGAGCTACAGACAACAGGGAATGCGGGGAGGGCTCCGGGTGAGAAAAAGGTCAGCCCAACATTTGGCTTGGCCACTGACTGAGGTGCAGCTGCCCACTGGCTGCacatattttaaaaactttggATTAACAAATTTTAAATCATAATATCTCCTAAACCATGCATTCAACATTTAATCCATTTGCACAGTTACATTCCTTATAATTAAATCTACCAATTAAGACTCATACTAACGCTAAAAAATTAGTTATATATAAGTCCCACATATCATGCTAACcgttttttgaaattttgacaTGACCAGATCCAAACAATCTTAATTTTATCACTGCCCTAACTTTAACTTAGCCACGAACCAAACAACATTTTTCCTACCAAATTTTAGTATTACTTTAATTTATCCAAAACCAAAATTTAACTTGGGCTGTTAGAGCCCGGAACCAAACACGCCCCTAATCATCGAAGTCGACTATGTCCTGCCTCCTGATCGCTAGTGCCGACCCAACCATCCTCGACCACCTCAGCTGGCTTAGGTGTAGGTTCCCAGTGCTCCCGGTCGCCGCCCTGCATCGGCCGCCCATGACCACCTAGGCATCCTGGCCGGACCACCGATTTCCGTGAAATGATGCGATCACCGTAAGATTTCTGTTCAGAACAGCCTTCTGATCCATAGATTGCAAACATGTTAATGTGAAGTGCAATGTAGAATGGCTGAATGCACAAAGATGGCGCGTCTGCACACCAAACTGATAACCAAATTGAGAAGCTCTACTGAAAATGCGACATACGAAACTCACCCCATCCTCCAAAATTTGCATTTGAAATATTAGCAGATAACAGATACAGCAGCAAGTATAATTATTCTCGTTCAAACAAAATAACCCAGCACCAGTTTACGACAGAGGATATGCGCATAACAGAAGTAATATTTTAGACGACCATACTGATATAGGAGTAGAATACTATAGATAAATATGCGATGCTAGTTAGTAGCAGCAAAAACTAGTTCGCCCTTGGTGCTGCCCACTCAACTCGGAGGATAAGGTTATCATAACCATACCCATTGAGCTTGCTGATAGCCTTCTCACCATCCTCCTTGTGAACAAAGTTGACAAAGCCAAATCCCCTGCTTGACCCAGTCTTGTGATCCACTGCAACATAGACACGGCTAACATGGCCAAATGGACCGAACAGCTCGAGGAGGTCGGGCTCACGGGTATCCTCTGAGAGATTGTTCACACGGACAGAGTTCTCATCATTCCTTCTTCTCATCACATCTGCTCCACTTCTATCAGCACCTTCCCTCTTGCTTGGAGGAACATATGATCCCTTTCCAGCACCACCTGGTGCTGCAGGGCCGTCCGCAGTAGTAGGCCTGTCGACAAAACTTTCTGTCTGTGGAGCAAGGTCCTTGTAGGGGCACTTTGAGGTCCAGTGGTCACCCTTCTTCCCACAGGTTCTGCAAACCATGAGAAGAGCACCTACCGTACTTGGAATACCCAGTGGATCACCAGAAGTAGTTGGTTCCTCAGCTTTGCTCCCTACAATTAAGTGAACTGTTAGCAAATAAGGCCACAACGATAACAAGATTGCAGCAAAACCAGCGAGTTTTGAGGCTTCAGAACGAAAAAAACAGTCATTGCCAACAAGAAAGACATACTGCCAAGTACTTTAAGAAGACTAATGTCACTGCTTTAGCAGAACATTAGCAACGGCTGAAAGACAGGTCTCTATATCGACAACATGTGCACTATAAGCTGATAGAACCTTTGGCTTGTATTGATCAACAGTAACTATGTCACAATTAGTGAATGTTTGGAAACAAAAAACTAATCAAGCCAAGAAAAACTGGTATGGAGCAATATAGTCGATCCAGATTCTTGGGGTATGTTTGCATTCAGGATAATACAATCCTTCAACGGACTGAGACCACCTGTACTTGCCTACTTGGTGCTACAACTGCAGCATACCAGCTGCAGCGAATCTCACCAGGAGGTGAAACAGAAAAAATATACccactaaatttttttaaacggTGTAGAGCCTTGTTCTTTTAACATACTATAATAAACAGTAGCCTACATTGAACAATACTGCACATTATGAAGATTATCAGGGGGGATGAAGAGTCAAAATATGCAGAATGCTAATTTTGGGTCTTGGTAACACTAACATTGATCGCATCACAAGCAATTGGAATGAGAATGAAGGCATGCATCATGGTACTAAACACTAATCAACTAATGTATCCAAAATATAACTAATTCGAGTACACCACAAGTCCATAACTAACAATATAGTTAGCACTGCAATTGGAAATCATACATGGTCTACAGACATTACGATCAATCATGGTTAACAGATGAATCAATCGACGCAGAGTAGATCTATGTGGAGAAGGTATGGGGAGAGCAGAACAGCGCCAACCTGGGGCTCGTGGGCGCTCGAGGAGGATCTCTTCGGTGGAGACCATGGTGAGCCGCGAGCCGGCGTCCTCCTTGACGGCGTCGCCGAACTTGGTCCACGAGCGGCGCTCGACGGCGCTCCTGGAGAGGCGCGCGCGCGCAAGCTTGCGGGtgcgggtggtggtggtgacccTGACCTTGTTGCCCTCGTCGTTGAAGCGGTACTCGATCACCTTCCTGACGCCGTTCTCGTCGGGCCCGATGACGACTcgcggcgggaggaggaagccaaggtcgccgccgtcgtcgtcctcctcctcgagcTCGCCCCACCGAATCTTCTGCTGcgtggccgccgtcgccgccatggTTCTCTCGCTCGCCGGCTCGGTCGCTCGTTGCGCGCGTTAGGGTTTGGGGTGCGGCGCGAGGGGGGAGCGCTTCGGGTTGTTTGCGGTTGCGACTTCAGATTGGGTGGCCGTAGCGTTTGCCGGATATAAGGCGGTATTGAGGAGATGGGCTTTCTCAAGTGGGCTTTTCAAAATGGACTGGATGAGGCCCAGTTCCTATAAGCTTTTCTAAATGGGCTTTTCTAATTGGTTCTGCCCTCGGAGCATCAGGATTGGGAGAGAGATCCGCCGTAAGCCATGAATCTTTGGGCCAGTGTCCAAATCTGAAGCCATTTACTACAGTAAAATTTAGCCTACCGCAACCCACCATTTATTTGAGCTCAcgaaattatcatattaatataAAACATCTAGATCACTTATTATTAAGAACATCTAACCATTTAGATTTAATAAAGAGTAATatgaaatataattaataaatacctaaaattgaaattaaaaattataaaaaatagtaatttaATTTTCATACGGTTTGAGAAAACAATATAAATAAAgaccaaataaaataaaataaataataacttaaattagggttaaatagaaaaggaaggttcatatcaaatatagtcttagaaaaaaatcaaattattataaaaatcaaatataaaaagagagttcatgtaaaatataattaattaatagttaaaattcataataaaaaataatgattttaaaaaaattcttactaatagattaagaagtacCGTGTAGTTCAAGATTATTACATCAAGTAGGCAGCAGGCAAGACACAATACGTAGATAAGGTAAACTTATTCTGATTTTAGCTGTGTTACCTACACTTAAAGTACAATCTTGACAGTTGATTAAGATGTATATGAGTCGAATCAATACATTTATACGATTTTAGTACAATTttaagtataaataattttcgttttcactaacataatttttatctcttcttctaattttatgcattttgtaactaaataacaCTGATCTAGctcattaaaaaaactaaaaaatttatttttaattaaaaattatcataataaaatattataataaggCTAGTGTTGCTATTAACTTAGCCAAAAAAGGAGCAGCACGCCAAGAATCAAGGAATAAATACGAAGCTACTAGTATCATTCAGCTAGCTGTACCCGGTTCTACTGAACCGTAGTGTCTGGAGTTTGACAGAGAGAGATTTATTACACCGAGCTTCACATCGTCTATGGATCCTCGAAAGTACCGGGTACGTTGCACGATAACCACGGTCAGGGCGGATGCATAGGGGTGGGGGGTGCTGGTGGGCTAAGGCCAACTCCATTAAAAGAAAGAGGGAAGGAGGGAATATTTGGAAACGGATTAAGTACGCtagtttaaaaataattttttattgtatTTACCTCATAAATCATGTAAGTAGGAAATCGAAAATCATCACCATTTGATGCGTAGTgaagcggaagaagagttagagtagatcAATAAAACGTTGTgcacgtcaaactccttgaTGAGCTTCTCAATCAGATCTGCGACCAGCTATGCAcaggtggtcacactcctcgaccagttccgaacaggtggtcgtgcttttcAATTAGTTCCTCGACAAGTTCCTCGAGCAAGTATGTTGCGTTCTCAACCAGCTCCgagtggtcgtgtcgtgctCCACGACCAATCGATTAGGTACTCAACCAGCCAGACAGAAGCGTTGCAATCTTCATGTCGAGTAGGTTCTCGACCAGCCGGACAAAAGCGTCACAATCTTCACGCCGAGGAGATCAACGCTGCAATAGCAGTATCGCCTCTAtgatatccacacgtactgggtagaatcgccgagcgccgatgtgtTAGCATCTTGCAAGCGGCTAAGGTTTTGTgagatcgtgtggagggttACGACTAGAGTTTTGAAGAGGCTCACCTCTCTACGTCCCACCCTACACCTATATAGAGCTCGTTAATGGGCTctcacattgtaagtcctttAGGACTTTGACACCTTATAAATCAAAATCCAATCAAACTCATATATAAATtcaattcgtatgttttgtttCAATCCAATAAACATGTGACCCGTTAGATTTATGtgcaaatggctacgactcgaaaactctttccaaaccaaaaccaaTAGCTGTCCTTAGCAGAACATGTTGATTctcaagtatacacaaagatcatattggctaaaatttgatatacacatgcatcgatCCATTCGCCTCACGATACAGTCAAGCTCAATACGAGATATatgtcacccttgtgatagctcgaccattcacccgatcaagtagtgaatttatcatgattaactctttaatcatattggtatggtcATGCATTTTCTCAATCTAACTAACTTGAGAGGCTTAGAGATATATCTCCCGTTAACAAGGAGAAgtaaatttcatcttgatcgctcacacccaaCGATATGTTTGATGATAAACTCGAAAATACATTTATGACTATctagttacggaatagcatttgaCGGCTCCAAAATATGGCACTACATATTCTGAGAATTAATGACGATATCAGGTTTAACGATCCCGCAGATACACTATCTGAGATTACAATCgatgacacatcataaataacaattccAGCAGTATCTTAATGTGGGTTTATCTAACATCATATTCTCCAATATAAATATTTACATTATTGATCTGCTATCTTTACACATATGATCcgtgaaatatgatcatcaatcaacaCATATATTGGTCTTAcaaatcatcacaatgatacatGACTAGTGATTAATTTAGAATAACaacatgatataaataaagagtttcacaaataaATCACATACTTGTTAATCAATACAAATAAtagttatttttgaaatatctcattatttaaaaatacataaacataAATGTGATATAATTATTTCTATGATTACCTAAggaaatattattaaaaaagaaggaagatgagaaggaagaaagaagaagggaCGGAGCAGGTAGAAGAGAATAATAAGAGGAGCCTCTCCTACACTTCGCTCATGTATCCGCCACTGAACTCGGTAGTCCTCGTATAGTTGACGCCACAACAGGGAGACGGTCGCTGCAAGTCTTAATGCAACTTGTGAGGGGTCAGCTAGACAGATCGTATGCTGTCTCGAGCAATTTGACCGTTTAGGCTTTTAATGAGCTTTTGTTCACATCGATCAGCGCCTGTCGTCGCACAAATCATTTGACAGTCAGGAAATCACCAATTGTTGCCGCCGAGGTTTGCGACGTGACGTCGATTCTCGCTGTCCCCTCCCTCACCGCTCTTTTTCATCAACTTTTCTCTTCGCGCCTTGGTACAATCACGCACACCTGCAAAAATTTCTCATGTGTCGAGCTAAACTGATGAATGTGAGCATCTACCAACTACCAAGAATTGTAATGTGCCCTTGTTAATCGACTATTACATTCAAGGACCCTCTATTGCATCGCAAACGAAATACTACCGTGTTCTCAGAAAAAAGGACATAGATATTAATTTGAGATgtatcagaattcagaacacGTTTCCCATAACTCTAGCCATGGAAAATTCAATGCCGCGAGGTAGAGCGAGCAGTGACCTATAAAGAGAGCAGATCAAACACAGCAAAACTTAGCCGAGGAATGATGGCACGGTACCGGGACAGCAGGTGGTGCTAGAATTTCCACTCCAAAGCCGCCAGCCTTTTCATCGCTCCTCCATGGCCCATGCATGGCCAGCAGGCAAGGGTGTTGGAATGAGAGGGAAGGAacaggaaaaggaagaaaagcgCGGGACACAATAATGAAGCGATCAGAGTCCGGTGCAGCGGCATCGCACTGCATTCGCATTTGCATGGGGATATGATGGTGGGGGACCtgaacacacacacactctctctctgcATGCACGCAGCGTCGCAGCATGCTGGGTCGAGTGCGTGTGGGGCTCTGTCGCGCACCTTCCCGGCATGAAAAATTTCCGGTGCACCCGTGACCCGTCTCTCCGATCCAGAGTCGTTGATCGATCGATGTGGCTCAAATTTTGACAAGTTCAGCGGGCACTCGTTGCATTTGCATGATGATATCTCTCGGCTCTGGCAGCCGGCACGCATGGAGCCTCATGTTTTTCCGGGCGGCTGGCCATCCTACCCTGGGACTGGCCCACCCGAACGGAACGCGGCCTCCCGCACACGCTGGGCCACGGCGTACGTTTGCCTGTATGCAATGATGGTGCATCGTGCGGCCCAATGaagcctttttttttgttgctgtatttcacttcattttctctctcttgcaGCCCCGTCTCGTCTGGAGAGAGAAAGTGTTGTTGCCAgtggaatttttatattttgattttctaaaatatatTCTGTAAATAGACTCTtgcgaattttttttataaatagatCAGTTTATATGTCCCATAACATTTAGCGTCATGCCGCCGTGCTAGCGATCttctatttcaaattttaaagaTTATACGTGTTAGTTACTACAACGTCAATTGTCATGATCCCGTGCTATTCAATCACGACGTCAAGCCACCAAATGCCATGATGTCGTAAAAAGAGTTCATTTTCTGACATTGTTTCCCGTAGATCcatatgtagatttttttttaaaaaaagggtCCTATAAGAATCGATGACGTCATAAGAGGATGGATAAATTATGATACTTAGAAACTATTCAATTCTAaagacttcacaagataaacttatcttaatttctatctaaatgtgctctaaatttatctagtgtgctACTTTACCGATCAAACATATCTAAGAatgtaaattacaagtaagtaaatgcggaaacgtaaataaggtatagagagcaaacttggcacaaagatttttcctgtggtatcgatggtatgaatgacacccctagtctacgttggagctccactaaggatatgctcttgATCGGCACTCGGtcacggctattgagccacaaagtcacaaagacaaggtctcaatccgaatgagccaccaagtcaccaaggcaagacctcactACAAGCCTATCTTCCAGTCCCTtaccgctgtgatcacttcgaaacttgagccaccaaggcaagggtcttcgcgtccccgtacacgtgtcttgccgccgcgctacaccaaatcagagggtcaacaagttacgaacgagtcactaagactccaaggtaccggcgtaccacttggtacatagttggatcactccttgatccactatctaggtagcaatcacctagcaacactctctctaggcctataagcattaatcactcactaatcttgtgtttaatcaccttggatgatcactttaagcactttggtggcttggatgtttttTCAAATGTATATGGGGTTCCCTGAACTCTAGCAGCATGTCATCCTtaaaatgactgagtggaggggtatttatagcctcaaactcgtggATTAGCTATTGCTCcaacgactcaactttactgtgaataCCGAAGATCTTATGACAACaatagtacaagcaccggaccatccggtgtgtacattagTGAATACTAGCCGTTTGAACTTTACTCAAACTTCTTCTAAATATTGGATTCTCCAGTGTAtactcaaatccatcaccggacattccagtgagttatcttgagtcatccgagcctttgtatcttctctgtgtaaattgatCCGGTGAAGCTTTCAGTGCGCATCTCTTTAtctggaccattcggtgagttatcctaagccaaACCGTgtctttgcagcctctctgtgtaaaatactctagtgcattcatccggtgttcattccattcacaccggatcatccggtgagctaaactttctctttttttcttaaaatactccactgcaactatctctgtgatcactggactatccggttaTTTTATCATTCTTCTTCAATAGTTGCATCCTCTCTGGTAGGAATGCTCCGAtgagatcatccggtgtgcacaagccAAACAACATACCATCCGGTCAACTAATCATCGCTCTTCAGCACTTGTAAcca
This genomic window from Phragmites australis chromosome 7, lpPhrAust1.1, whole genome shotgun sequence contains:
- the LOC133924774 gene encoding uncharacterized protein LOC133924774, with the protein product MAATAATQQKIRWGELEEEDDDGGDLGFLLPPRVVIGPDENGVRKVIEYRFNDEGNKVRVTTTTRTRKLARARLSRSAVERRSWTKFGDAVKEDAGSRLTMVSTEEILLERPRAPGSKAEEPTTSGDPLGIPSTVGALLMVCRTCGKKGDHWTSKCPYKDLAPQTESFVDRPTTADGPAAPGGAGKGSYVPPSKREGADRSGADVMRRRNDENSVRVNNLSEDTREPDLLELFGPFGHVSRVYVAVDHKTGSSRGFGFVNFVHKEDGEKAISKLNGYGYDNLILRVEWAAPRAN